A stretch of Cygnus olor isolate bCygOlo1 chromosome 16, bCygOlo1.pri.v2, whole genome shotgun sequence DNA encodes these proteins:
- the PFDN4 gene encoding prefoldin subunit 4, which translates to MAATMKKAAAEDVNVTFEDQQKINKFARNTSRITELKEEIEVKKKQLQNLEDACDDIMMLDDGDSLLIPYQIGDVFISHSQEETQEMLEEAKKSLQEEIEALESRVESIQRVLSDLKVQLYAKFGNNINLEAEDS; encoded by the exons ATGGCCGCCACCATGAAGAAGGCG GCTGCTGAAGATGTCAATGTTACTTTTGAAgatcaacagaaaataaacaagtttGCAAGAAATACTAGCAGGATCACagagctgaaagaagaaatagaagttaaaaag AAACAACTTCAGAATTTGGAAGATGCCTGTGATGATATCATGATGCTTGATGATGGTGATTCACTTCTGATACCGTACCAAATTGGAGATGTCTTCATTAGCCATTCCCAAGAAGAGACACAAGAGATGCTGGAGGAGGCAAAG aaaagtttacAAGAAGAAATTGAAGCATTAGAATCTCGAGTGGAATCAATTCAGAGAGTGTTATCTGACCTGAAAGTTCAGCTCTATGCAAAGTTTGGAAATAACATAAATCTTGAGGCTGAGGACAGTTAA